A single region of the Streptomyces sp. NBC_01262 genome encodes:
- a CDS encoding V-type ATP synthase subunit B has translation MSEWDGIEYTAVTELRGPLAVVTGVKGVGWDEFVTITLGSGEQRHGLVLEVNRELAVVQVLEDTAGMDPARVRMAFAGQPLRIPVGPGWLGRVCNGRGEPLDGGPPVFASATAAVGGNPINPVRREPPAEPVLTGVGAVDALTTLVRGQKLPVFSVAGLPHLELATQIAAQATAAGEAFSVVFAGMGLTHADASFVRDALEERSAAGELVLLLNTADDPVIERILTPRIALTVAENLAFDGGRHVLVVMTDMTSYAEALREVSAARGEIPARRAYPGYLYSDLASLYERCGRLMGRPGSVTVLPVLTMPAGDITHPVPDLTGYITEGQIVLSRQTHALGVYPPIDALSSLSRLMRKGAGPGRTRPDHLDVAAQLLAAVARARQVRELADLVGQAALSPTDRRYLDFDEAFLRRFVDQRRDEPRPLDDTLERAWQVLLTLPRSQLSMLPAALLDAHGAEGA, from the coding sequence ATGAGCGAGTGGGACGGGATCGAGTACACGGCTGTCACCGAACTGCGCGGTCCGCTGGCCGTGGTCACCGGCGTCAAGGGCGTCGGCTGGGACGAGTTCGTGACGATCACGCTCGGCTCCGGGGAGCAGCGGCACGGGCTCGTACTGGAGGTGAACCGCGAACTCGCCGTCGTACAGGTCCTGGAGGACACCGCCGGCATGGACCCGGCGCGGGTGCGGATGGCCTTCGCCGGACAGCCGTTGCGGATACCGGTCGGGCCGGGATGGCTCGGGCGGGTGTGCAACGGCCGGGGAGAGCCGCTGGACGGCGGCCCGCCGGTCTTCGCGTCCGCCACGGCCGCCGTCGGGGGCAATCCGATCAACCCGGTGCGGCGCGAACCGCCCGCCGAGCCGGTGCTCACCGGCGTCGGGGCCGTGGACGCCCTCACCACCCTCGTACGGGGCCAGAAGCTGCCGGTGTTCTCCGTCGCCGGACTGCCGCATCTGGAGCTGGCCACGCAGATCGCCGCCCAGGCCACGGCCGCCGGAGAAGCGTTCAGCGTGGTCTTCGCCGGGATGGGCCTCACCCACGCAGACGCCTCGTTCGTACGGGACGCGCTGGAGGAGCGGTCCGCCGCCGGCGAACTGGTCCTGCTGCTCAACACCGCCGACGACCCGGTGATCGAACGTATCCTCACCCCGCGCATCGCCCTCACCGTCGCCGAGAACCTCGCCTTCGACGGCGGCCGGCACGTCCTGGTCGTCATGACCGACATGACCAGCTACGCCGAGGCGCTGCGCGAAGTCTCCGCCGCCCGGGGCGAGATCCCCGCCCGCCGCGCCTACCCCGGCTACCTCTACAGCGACCTCGCCTCGCTGTACGAGCGCTGCGGCCGCCTCATGGGGCGGCCGGGGTCCGTGACGGTCCTGCCCGTCCTCACGATGCCCGCCGGTGACATCACGCACCCGGTCCCGGACCTGACCGGCTACATCACGGAGGGCCAGATCGTGCTGTCCCGGCAGACGCACGCGCTGGGCGTGTACCCGCCGATCGACGCCCTGTCCTCGCTGTCCCGCCTGATGCGCAAGGGCGCCGGACCCGGACGCACCCGCCCGGACCACCTCGACGTCGCCGCCCAGCTCCTGGCGGCGGTCGCCCGCGCCCGGCAGGTGCGCGAACTCGCCGACCTGGTGGGGCAGGCCGCCCTGAGCCCGACCGACCGCCGGTACCTGGACTTCGACGAGGCCTTCCTGCGCCGCTTCGTCGACCAGCGTCGCGACGAGCCCCGTCCCCTCGACGACACCCTGGAGCGGGCCTGGCAGGTGCTCCTCACCCTGCCGCGCAGCCAGCTGTCCATGCTGCCCGCCGCCCTCCTCGACGCGCACGGCGCGGAAGGAGCGTGA
- a CDS encoding V-type ATP synthase subunit D, whose product MAAMARIPPGRAGRLRLRHSLDVAQRGADLLERKLQILRSEQERLLRAEETAAVAWRDRLADAETWLLRGLVLGGEQALDATASGICPARVTVEWTSSMGVRHPSAASCTVPVRPPTATAPANAALTHAETAYREAVSAAADHATAAAAARIVGAEVLSTRQRARALQRHWIPRLQAALAHAELALEQAEHEDAVRRRWAARMRG is encoded by the coding sequence ATGGCCGCCATGGCACGCATCCCCCCAGGACGGGCCGGCCGCCTGCGCCTGCGGCACAGCCTGGACGTCGCGCAGCGCGGCGCCGACCTTCTGGAACGCAAACTCCAGATCCTCCGCTCGGAGCAGGAGCGACTGCTCCGGGCCGAAGAGACGGCCGCCGTCGCTTGGCGGGACCGGCTGGCCGACGCCGAGACCTGGCTGCTGCGCGGCCTCGTCCTGGGCGGCGAACAGGCGCTGGACGCCACCGCGTCGGGCATCTGCCCGGCGCGGGTCACGGTTGAGTGGACCTCGTCCATGGGCGTACGCCACCCCTCGGCCGCCTCCTGCACGGTTCCGGTGCGGCCACCGACCGCGACCGCACCGGCCAACGCGGCCCTGACGCATGCCGAGACCGCCTACCGGGAGGCGGTCTCGGCGGCCGCCGATCACGCGACGGCCGCGGCAGCGGCCCGCATCGTCGGTGCCGAAGTGCTGAGCACCCGTCAGCGGGCGCGGGCCCTGCAGCGGCACTGGATCCCACGCCTCCAGGCCGCTCTCGCGCACGCCGAACTCGCCCTGGAACAGGCCGAGCACGAGGACGCCGTCCGGCGGCGCTGGGCCGCCCGGATGCGGGGCTGA
- a CDS encoding universal stress protein, with product MEFPLVVGVDGSGPALQALDWAVDEAARHGRALRIVHASLWERYEGYVPSLSAMRPAPQVMAENILAMAEQRAAQRDPHVKLSVDVLAADPVEALVREGQDAFAVVVGFRGRGPLTTMLLGSVSLGVAGRAVCPTVVVRGAEPNRQGHFRRVLLGVGEAAEDSQSVAFAFGEARARDAELLAVHAWRHPADEASTAADTPARRAEGLLADVLDSPTAASWQVAVRQETVEGSARQALLRGSETADLLVVGARRRHGLSGLQLGLVNHAVLHHAPCPVAVVPRR from the coding sequence ATGGAGTTCCCCCTGGTAGTGGGCGTGGATGGCTCGGGCCCTGCCCTGCAGGCACTGGACTGGGCCGTGGACGAGGCGGCCCGCCACGGCCGTGCCCTGCGGATCGTCCACGCCTCCCTGTGGGAGCGGTACGAGGGCTATGTGCCGTCGCTGAGCGCGATGCGCCCGGCGCCCCAGGTGATGGCCGAGAACATTCTCGCCATGGCCGAGCAGCGGGCAGCACAGCGTGACCCCCACGTGAAGCTCTCCGTCGACGTACTGGCCGCCGACCCGGTGGAGGCCCTGGTCCGGGAAGGGCAGGACGCCTTCGCGGTGGTGGTCGGCTTCCGAGGGCGTGGCCCGCTCACCACGATGCTCCTCGGGTCGGTGAGTCTCGGCGTCGCGGGACGGGCCGTCTGCCCCACCGTCGTGGTCCGGGGAGCGGAGCCCAACCGGCAGGGCCACTTCCGGCGGGTCCTCCTCGGCGTGGGTGAGGCCGCGGAGGACTCGCAGTCGGTGGCCTTCGCCTTCGGCGAGGCCCGGGCACGCGACGCCGAACTGCTGGCCGTGCACGCCTGGCGCCATCCGGCAGATGAGGCGTCCACCGCGGCGGACACCCCCGCGCGCCGTGCGGAAGGTCTGCTCGCCGACGTACTGGACAGCCCGACGGCCGCCAGCTGGCAGGTCGCCGTACGGCAGGAGACCGTGGAGGGCTCCGCACGCCAGGCCCTGCTGCGCGGCTCCGAGACCGCCGACCTGCTCGTCGTCGGCGCCCGCCGCAGGCACGGCCTCAGCGGGCTGCAACTCGGCCTGGTCAACCACGCCGTGCTGCACCACGCGCCATGTCCCGTTGCCGTCGTCCCACGGCGCTGA